Proteins from one Oscillatoria nigro-viridis PCC 7112 genomic window:
- a CDS encoding SDR family oxidoreductase — MPTEQKIHPAQHQEQQPGIESQMTPQPQSFAEGYRGSDKLRDKIALITGGDSGIGRAVAIAFAKEGANVVISYLNENDDAKKTKEAIEQQGRRCMAIAGDIGDETVCQNLVEQTVKEFGGLDILVNNAAEQHPQESIENITAEQLERTFRTNIFSMFYLTKAALKHLKEGSAIINTTSVTAYKGNQQLLDYSSTKGAIVAFTRSLSQSLAEKGIRVNGVAPGPIWTPLIPATFPEEKVAKFGADTALGRAGQPDEVAPSYVFLASKDSSYMTGQILHPNGGSVING; from the coding sequence ATGCCAACCGAACAGAAGATTCATCCGGCTCAACATCAAGAACAGCAACCCGGTATTGAATCGCAAATGACTCCGCAACCTCAATCCTTCGCGGAGGGATATCGCGGTAGCGACAAATTGCGGGACAAAATAGCCTTAATTACCGGCGGAGACAGCGGGATCGGGCGTGCAGTGGCGATCGCCTTTGCCAAGGAAGGCGCTAACGTGGTCATCAGCTATCTTAACGAAAATGATGATGCCAAAAAGACCAAAGAGGCGATCGAACAACAAGGCCGGCGCTGTATGGCGATCGCCGGCGACATCGGGGATGAAACCGTCTGTCAAAACCTTGTAGAACAAACAGTTAAAGAATTCGGGGGCCTCGACATCCTCGTCAACAACGCCGCCGAACAGCATCCCCAAGAAAGCATCGAAAACATCACCGCCGAACAATTAGAGCGCACCTTCCGCACCAACATTTTCTCAATGTTTTACCTCACAAAAGCCGCTCTCAAACATCTCAAAGAAGGAAGTGCTATCATCAACACTACCTCTGTCACAGCCTACAAAGGCAACCAACAATTGTTAGATTACTCCTCCACAAAAGGAGCAATTGTTGCCTTTACCCGCTCTTTGTCCCAGAGTTTGGCAGAAAAAGGAATTCGCGTCAACGGAGTCGCCCCCGGGCCGATTTGGACGCCTCTAATTCCTGCAACTTTCCCTGAAGAAAAAGTGGCGAAATTTGGTGCAGACACGGCCTTGGGACGCGCCGGTCAACCCGATGAAGTTGCCCCCAGTTACGTATTTTTAGCTTCAAAAGATTCGTCTTACATGACGGGTCAAATTTTGCATCCCAACGGAGGCTCTGTGATTAACGGCTAA